Proteins encoded within one genomic window of Odocoileus virginianus isolate 20LAN1187 ecotype Illinois chromosome 2, Ovbor_1.2, whole genome shotgun sequence:
- the KRCC1 gene encoding lysine-rich coiled-coil protein 1 isoform X1 — translation MRESLVKLMKHSKKTYDSFQDELEDYIKVQKARGLEPKTCFRKMREDYLETYGYKEEVDSRPRCRMFEQRLPYGTVQTYPRSCSISQRVEKQLPQWLPAHDSRLRLDSLSCSQVTRDCFSGKPVPPNLSQHESNCSAYSVESGVYRYLSSENSTSAHQASYKHIHQKRKRHTEEGREKPEEERPKHKRKKAYGEIDLDKYKSIQTSKTEAETVRVSTEKLKNRKEKKSRDVASKKEERKRRKEKKEQGQERTEEEMLWDQSILGF, via the exons ATGAG AGAATCCCTTGTCAAGCTAATGAAGCATTCAAAGAAGACTTATGACTCTTTTCAAGATGAACTTGAAGATTATATCAAAGTGCAGAAAGCCAGAGGCTTAGAGCCAAAGACTTGTTTCAGGAAGATGAGAGAGGATTATTTGGAAACCTATGGGTACAAAGAAGAGGTCGACTCTAGACCCAGGTGTAGAATGTTTGAGCAAAGACTCCCATATGGAACCGTCCAAACCTACCCAAGATCATGCAGTATTTCACAAAGAGTGGAAAAGCAGTTACCTCAGTGGCTACCAGCTCATGACAGCAGGCTGAGACTAGACTCCCTGAGCTGCTCTCAGGTCACCAGGGACTGTTTCTCAGGAAAGCCTGTACCCCCGAACCTGAGTCAGCACGAGTCTAACTGTAGCGCATACAGTGTAGAATCTGGAGTTTACAGGTACCTCTCCTCAGAAAATAGTACCAGTGCCCATCAGGCTAGTTATAAACACATACACCAGAAGAGGAAAAGGCacacagaggaaggcagagaaaagccagaggagGAGCGGCCCAAGCATAAGAGGAAAAAAGCTTATGGGGAAATAGATTTAGACAAATACAAGAGCATCCAAACAAGCAAAACGGAGGCAGAAACAGTCAGAGTCAGTACAGAAAAGCTTAAGAACCGGAAGGAGAAAAAGAGCCGAGATGTAGCCTCTAAGAAAGAGGAACGTAAgcgcagaaaagagaaaaaggaacaaggccaagaaaggacagaggaggaaatgcTTTGGGACCAGTCTATCCTTGGATTTTGA
- the KRCC1 gene encoding lysine-rich coiled-coil protein 1 isoform X2, translating to MKHSKKTYDSFQDELEDYIKVQKARGLEPKTCFRKMREDYLETYGYKEEVDSRPRCRMFEQRLPYGTVQTYPRSCSISQRVEKQLPQWLPAHDSRLRLDSLSCSQVTRDCFSGKPVPPNLSQHESNCSAYSVESGVYRYLSSENSTSAHQASYKHIHQKRKRHTEEGREKPEEERPKHKRKKAYGEIDLDKYKSIQTSKTEAETVRVSTEKLKNRKEKKSRDVASKKEERKRRKEKKEQGQERTEEEMLWDQSILGF from the coding sequence ATGAAGCATTCAAAGAAGACTTATGACTCTTTTCAAGATGAACTTGAAGATTATATCAAAGTGCAGAAAGCCAGAGGCTTAGAGCCAAAGACTTGTTTCAGGAAGATGAGAGAGGATTATTTGGAAACCTATGGGTACAAAGAAGAGGTCGACTCTAGACCCAGGTGTAGAATGTTTGAGCAAAGACTCCCATATGGAACCGTCCAAACCTACCCAAGATCATGCAGTATTTCACAAAGAGTGGAAAAGCAGTTACCTCAGTGGCTACCAGCTCATGACAGCAGGCTGAGACTAGACTCCCTGAGCTGCTCTCAGGTCACCAGGGACTGTTTCTCAGGAAAGCCTGTACCCCCGAACCTGAGTCAGCACGAGTCTAACTGTAGCGCATACAGTGTAGAATCTGGAGTTTACAGGTACCTCTCCTCAGAAAATAGTACCAGTGCCCATCAGGCTAGTTATAAACACATACACCAGAAGAGGAAAAGGCacacagaggaaggcagagaaaagccagaggagGAGCGGCCCAAGCATAAGAGGAAAAAAGCTTATGGGGAAATAGATTTAGACAAATACAAGAGCATCCAAACAAGCAAAACGGAGGCAGAAACAGTCAGAGTCAGTACAGAAAAGCTTAAGAACCGGAAGGAGAAAAAGAGCCGAGATGTAGCCTCTAAGAAAGAGGAACGTAAgcgcagaaaagagaaaaaggaacaaggccaagaaaggacagaggaggaaatgcTTTGGGACCAGTCTATCCTTGGATTTTGA